In the genome of Telluria beijingensis, one region contains:
- a CDS encoding DUF493 family protein has product MDPKESLIEYPSEFPIKVMGATHIDFAPTIIALVTQLDPSFHEGKLETRPSAQGNYTGLTVTVTATSREMLDEVYRTLSTHPMVKMVL; this is encoded by the coding sequence ATGGACCCGAAAGAATCACTCATCGAATACCCGAGCGAGTTCCCGATCAAGGTGATGGGCGCGACCCACATCGATTTCGCTCCCACCATCATCGCGCTGGTCACCCAGCTGGACCCGAGTTTCCATGAAGGCAAGCTGGAAACCCGTCCTTCGGCCCAGGGCAACTACACCGGCCTGACCGTCACCGTCACTGCCACCAGCCGCGAGATGCTGGACGAGGTGTATCGCACCTTGTCGACTCATCCGATGGTCAAGATGGTGCTGTAA
- a CDS encoding DUF6600 domain-containing protein, with product MTHRLVHTAALLALAAISTCASAQTVLQTDPPEQMHAAGVMETEPPGRVGRVSLVQGKVEIGGAIGSESNAALVNWPVTTSNLVTTAPGARAEIRIGSTSIRLDGDSSLEFTELDDDSLRLRLHFGSASIRVMNSEVVPEFELRTAQATVRLTQPGRLRVDADRLPDTSLVSVLDGEAQVDGAGASLTVRAGRSAEVRDDDVRTLQAQRDEFDDWSLTRDQTLVAEQSQRHIGTEMTGYEELDRYGSWSTNSDYGSLWTPTTVAADWTPYRDGQWSYIAPWGWTWVDNAPWGYAPFHYGRWVQVRNRWAWAPGRLERRPVWSPALVGWVGGGSWSVGFGAHNLHAHGWYPLSPYDRYVPGYRLSDERLRRLNDWRHATRRAAQQRPHHGLTVVPREHFGGRGPVVVPRAPRPDRASLAVPRGPGSAPPPPLVTRAGFNSDRRDVLDRREVRQRLETGRVTQDRFEQRDPMAGQRESNERLARERAQHQERVARQQDERERMQRDLDNRLQADRMGFQRDRADREQREQRDRMRERAERVQQQQLQRPIMTANPEPAFNRPEPRPMPRPEFRPESRPESRPEPRPEPRPIARPEPRPAAPPQMVAPPPPRPQPSAPAFQPRGGADQRAHTDARGRQIQER from the coding sequence ATGACCCACCGCCTCGTTCATACCGCTGCCCTGCTCGCGCTGGCTGCGATTTCCACCTGCGCGTCGGCGCAGACCGTGCTGCAGACCGATCCGCCCGAGCAGATGCATGCCGCAGGGGTCATGGAAACCGAGCCGCCGGGCCGGGTCGGTCGTGTCTCGCTGGTCCAGGGCAAGGTCGAGATCGGCGGCGCCATTGGCTCCGAAAGCAACGCTGCCCTCGTCAACTGGCCAGTCACCACCAGCAACCTGGTCACGACCGCGCCCGGCGCGCGCGCCGAGATCCGGATCGGTTCTACTTCGATCCGCCTGGACGGCGACAGCTCGCTCGAGTTCACCGAACTGGACGACGACAGCCTGCGCCTGCGTCTGCACTTCGGCAGCGCCAGCATCCGCGTCATGAACAGCGAGGTAGTGCCCGAATTCGAACTGCGCACGGCCCAGGCGACAGTGCGCCTGACGCAGCCGGGCCGCCTGCGGGTGGACGCCGACCGCCTGCCCGACACCAGCCTGGTGAGCGTGCTCGATGGCGAAGCCCAGGTCGACGGTGCCGGCGCCAGCCTCACCGTGCGCGCTGGCCGCAGCGCCGAAGTGCGCGACGACGACGTGCGCACCCTGCAGGCCCAACGCGACGAATTCGATGACTGGTCGCTCACCCGCGACCAGACCCTGGTGGCCGAGCAGTCGCAGCGCCACATCGGCACCGAGATGACCGGCTACGAAGAGCTCGACCGCTACGGCAGCTGGAGCACCAATTCCGACTACGGCAGCCTGTGGACGCCGACCACAGTGGCGGCCGACTGGACGCCCTACCGCGACGGCCAGTGGAGCTATATCGCGCCCTGGGGCTGGACCTGGGTCGACAACGCCCCATGGGGCTACGCACCCTTCCACTACGGCCGCTGGGTGCAGGTGCGCAATCGATGGGCCTGGGCCCCGGGCCGCCTCGAGCGGCGGCCGGTGTGGTCGCCGGCGCTGGTCGGCTGGGTCGGCGGTGGCAGCTGGAGCGTCGGCTTCGGCGCGCATAACCTGCATGCGCATGGCTGGTATCCGCTCAGCCCCTACGACCGCTACGTGCCCGGCTACCGCCTGTCCGACGAGCGCCTGCGGCGCCTGAACGACTGGCGCCACGCCACCCGCCGCGCGGCCCAGCAGCGGCCCCATCACGGCCTGACGGTAGTGCCGCGCGAGCATTTCGGCGGCCGCGGGCCGGTAGTGGTGCCGCGTGCGCCGCGTCCGGACCGGGCGTCGCTGGCGGTGCCGCGCGGACCGGGCAGCGCTCCGCCGCCGCCACTGGTGACGCGCGCAGGATTTAATAGCGACCGGCGCGATGTGCTCGACCGGCGCGAAGTACGCCAGCGCCTGGAGACCGGGCGCGTGACGCAGGACCGTTTCGAGCAGCGCGATCCGATGGCGGGCCAGCGCGAGAGCAATGAACGCCTGGCGCGCGAACGCGCGCAGCACCAGGAGCGCGTGGCGCGCCAGCAGGACGAACGCGAGCGCATGCAGCGCGACCTGGACAATCGCCTGCAGGCCGATCGCATGGGTTTCCAGCGCGACCGGGCCGATCGTGAACAGCGTGAACAGCGCGATCGCATGCGCGAACGGGCCGAACGTGTCCAGCAGCAGCAGCTTCAACGACCGATCATGACGGCCAATCCGGAGCCGGCTTTCAACCGTCCCGAGCCGCGGCCGATGCCGCGTCCCGAGTTCAGGCCCGAATCGAGGCCTGAATCGAGGCCCGAACCGCGTCCCGAACCGCGGCCGATCGCGCGACCCGAGCCACGCCCGGCCGCACCGCCGCAAATGGTCGCGCCGCCGCCGCCGCGTCCGCAGCCATCGGCGCCGGCCTTCCAGCCGCGCGGCGGCGCAGACCAGCGCGCCCATACCGATGCGCGTGGCCGGCAAATCCAGGAACGCTGA
- a CDS encoding TlpA disulfide reductase family protein produces the protein MTASTSSRSWFKPAAIGAVVLALAGIGYASFSSTTQAPDVTFISIAGEKISTESLRGKVVMVNFWATSCVTCVKEMPEMVATYNKYKDRGLEFVAVAMQYDRPDYVLNFTEQRQLPFKVALDSAGDIARQFGDVTLTPTTFLIDKQGRILKTYVGEPDFAAVHKLIEKELAG, from the coding sequence ATGACCGCTTCCACCTCTTCCCGTTCCTGGTTCAAGCCCGCCGCCATCGGCGCCGTGGTGCTGGCGCTGGCCGGCATCGGCTACGCCTCGTTCAGCAGCACCACGCAAGCGCCCGACGTCACCTTCATCAGCATCGCCGGCGAAAAGATCTCCACCGAGTCCTTGCGCGGCAAGGTGGTGATGGTGAATTTCTGGGCCACGTCGTGCGTCACCTGCGTCAAGGAGATGCCGGAGATGGTCGCGACCTACAACAAGTACAAGGACCGCGGCCTGGAGTTCGTGGCGGTCGCGATGCAGTACGACCGGCCCGACTACGTGTTGAACTTCACCGAGCAGCGCCAGTTGCCGTTCAAGGTGGCGCTGGATTCGGCGGGCGACATCGCACGCCAGTTCGGCGACGTCACCCTGACCCCGACCACCTTCCTGATCGACAAGCAGGGCCGCATACTCAAGACTTATGTGGGCGAGCCGGACTTCGCGGCTGTCCACAAGCTGATCGAGAAGGAACTGGCGGGCTGA
- the lipA gene encoding lipoyl synthase — MTSEIDTGIASASAYNASEKQKGASKTSRIPIKIVPIADVERLKKPDWIRVKAATASSRFYEIKDILRANNLVTVCEEASCPNIGECFGKGTATFMIMGDKCTRRCPFCDVGHGRPDPLDVNEPGNLAKTIADLRLSYVVITSVDRDDLRDGGAGHFVECIQKTRALSPNTKIEVLVPDFRGRLEKALNIFADGLPDVMNHNLETVPRLYKEARPGADYTHSLVLLRDFKKMYPNAVTKSGLMVGLGETDEEILQVMRDMREHDIDMLTIGQYLAPTNSHLPVRRYVHPDVFKMFEEKAYEMGFVHAAVGAMVRSSYHADQQAHNAGVAA; from the coding sequence ATGACTTCCGAAATCGATACCGGCATCGCCTCCGCATCCGCCTACAACGCCAGCGAAAAGCAGAAAGGCGCCAGCAAGACGTCGCGCATCCCGATCAAGATCGTGCCGATCGCGGACGTCGAGCGCCTGAAAAAGCCGGACTGGATCCGCGTCAAGGCCGCCACCGCCTCGTCGCGCTTCTACGAGATCAAGGACATCCTGCGCGCCAACAACCTGGTGACGGTGTGCGAGGAAGCCAGCTGCCCGAACATCGGCGAATGCTTCGGCAAGGGCACCGCGACCTTCATGATCATGGGCGACAAGTGTACCCGCCGCTGCCCGTTCTGCGACGTCGGCCACGGCCGCCCTGACCCGCTGGACGTCAACGAGCCGGGCAACCTGGCCAAGACCATCGCCGACCTGCGCCTGTCCTACGTCGTGATCACCTCGGTCGACCGCGATGACCTGCGCGATGGCGGCGCCGGCCATTTCGTCGAGTGCATCCAGAAGACCCGCGCGCTGTCGCCGAACACCAAGATCGAAGTGCTGGTGCCCGACTTCCGCGGCCGCCTCGAGAAGGCGCTGAACATCTTCGCCGACGGCCTGCCTGACGTCATGAACCACAACCTGGAAACCGTGCCGCGCCTGTACAAGGAAGCGCGTCCGGGCGCCGACTACACCCACTCGCTGGTGCTGCTGCGCGACTTCAAGAAGATGTACCCGAACGCGGTTACCAAGTCGGGCCTGATGGTCGGCCTGGGCGAGACCGACGAAGAGATCCTGCAAGTGATGCGCGACATGCGCGAGCACGATATCGACATGCTGACCATCGGCCAGTACCTGGCGCCGACCAACTCGCACCTGCCGGTGCGCCGTTACGTGCACCCGGACGTCTTCAAGATGTTCGAAGAGAAAGCGTACGAAATGGGCTTCGTGCACGCGGCCGTGGGCGCGATGGTGCGCTCGTCGTATCACGCTGACCAGCAGGCGCATAACGCGGGCGTGGCGGCTTAA
- a CDS encoding PaaI family thioesterase: MNTKHTPESFNQFGASFLPGHLGIRVTEVAPGRLAAEMKVEPHLLAPNGYLHAGSVVTLADTCAGYGCVSNLPEGAHSFTTIELKSNHLGTAREGVISCVATAAHLGRTTQIWDATVIDQASGKTIALFRCTQMVLYPKA, from the coding sequence GTGAATACCAAGCACACCCCGGAATCCTTCAACCAGTTCGGCGCCTCTTTCCTGCCGGGCCACCTCGGCATCCGCGTGACCGAAGTCGCTCCGGGCCGGCTGGCCGCCGAGATGAAGGTCGAGCCGCACCTGCTGGCGCCCAACGGCTACCTGCACGCCGGCAGCGTGGTCACGCTGGCCGATACCTGCGCCGGCTATGGCTGCGTCAGCAACCTGCCCGAAGGCGCGCACAGCTTCACCACCATCGAGCTGAAGTCGAACCACCTGGGCACCGCGCGCGAGGGCGTGATTTCTTGCGTGGCGACCGCCGCCCACCTGGGCCGCACCACGCAGATCTGGGATGCGACCGTCATCGACCAGGCCAGCGGCAAGACGATCGCCCTGTTCCGCTGCACCCAGATGGTCCTCTACCCGAAGGCGTAA
- a CDS encoding BrnA antitoxin family protein, giving the protein MNADSIQPAAPVAAAPVRRTRPPKRKTRITIYLDDEVLNEFRNLSERCGTGYQTLINAALRNRVRGPIIESGVA; this is encoded by the coding sequence ATGAACGCCGATTCGATCCAGCCTGCCGCTCCCGTCGCCGCCGCCCCGGTCCGTCGCACCCGTCCGCCGAAGCGCAAGACCCGCATCACGATCTATCTCGACGACGAGGTGCTGAACGAATTTCGCAACCTGTCCGAACGTTGCGGCACCGGTTACCAGACCCTGATCAACGCGGCGCTGCGCAATCGGGTGCGGGGTCCGATCATCGAATCTGGCGTCGCATAA
- the lipB gene encoding lipoyl(octanoyl) transferase LipB has product MSSTRPATPLVRELGRADYEPTFAAMRAFTDARTPETRDELWIVEHPPVFTLGLGADPGHVLAPHGVPVVQTDRGGEVTYHGPGQVVIYLLMDLRRNKPGGKLYARQFVEKIEQAVIDVLGAYNLAGERIAGAPGIYIAGGPRKGAKIAALGLKVRGNGCTYHGVSLNVGMDLAPFSWINPCGYSGLATVDMRTMGVEAPLADVQQALARALTEHLGQQIGASNAEPALNNIN; this is encoded by the coding sequence ATGTCATCGACCCGTCCCGCCACGCCGCTCGTCCGTGAACTCGGCCGCGCCGACTATGAACCCACGTTCGCCGCGATGCGCGCCTTTACCGATGCGCGCACGCCCGAGACGCGCGACGAATTGTGGATCGTCGAGCATCCGCCCGTGTTCACGCTGGGCCTGGGCGCCGATCCCGGCCACGTGCTGGCGCCGCATGGCGTGCCGGTGGTCCAGACTGACCGCGGCGGCGAGGTCACTTACCACGGCCCGGGCCAGGTGGTGATCTACCTGCTGATGGACTTGCGCCGCAACAAGCCAGGCGGCAAGCTGTACGCGCGCCAGTTTGTGGAAAAAATCGAACAGGCGGTGATCGATGTCTTAGGGGCGTATAATCTGGCCGGCGAGCGTATCGCCGGCGCACCCGGCATCTATATCGCCGGCGGCCCGCGCAAGGGCGCCAAGATCGCCGCGCTGGGCCTCAAGGTGCGCGGCAATGGCTGCACCTACCACGGCGTGTCGCTGAACGTGGGCATGGACCTGGCCCCGTTTTCCTGGATTAACCCGTGCGGGTATTCGGGACTGGCCACGGTCGACATGCGCACCATGGGCGTCGAGGCGCCGCTGGCCGACGTCCAGCAGGCGCTGGCCAGGGCCTTGACCGAGCATCTCGGGCAGCAGATCGGCGCCAGCAACGCCGAGCCAGCCCTGAACAACATCAACTGA
- a CDS encoding helicase-related protein, with protein MSDHPVSLPADNTEPDDAFLERELGLAARGIELVKMEGRVFLRFSGEVQYEGLRVPYRLVPGRGVLAKPSKWRKMDLLARRELIEERTNEQDLQRLHAETAEFVRDIAEDADEFGWDPMTFLDVLDELETSEPAEYVFQRISQRLTHAAEREEEERHAARTKESINLAEYPQSFEVASRMQRKFIALLGPTNSGKTHRAMEALAKAGSGVYLAPLRLLALENYERLQAARPHGAHGDAIKVSLITGEERRLEEGATHVASTVEMLDTRTPVDVAVIDEIQMLADRDRGAAWTTAVVGAPAKVVYLVGAPEARRAIEALAERLEVPLEVHVLKRMGPLAMEPSAVRKLSNLRRGDAVICFSRREVLMWRDMITEKGLSVATVYGNLSPEVRRAQAERFREGQADIVVGTDALAMGLNMPIARIVMTTTVKYNGVGEEEIPAALAKQIAGRAGRYGVHEEGFVAGYDDDTHQVMRALMKEKIPPVAATGFAVAPSLEQLHRISAVTGETSLVKLLKRFVHNIDVPDGFFYPRITEEQNERAEWLDTLPLSVAEKFMLSLVPISSRVPMLQSSWEHWALSLAKKKVVKLQPHPNPQHLFYMNLQEVEDTCRVYSAYAWLGYREPEYFPSIELASALAREAAERVDAMLQQQNSAARKRQGQGGKQGGKQGGRRR; from the coding sequence ATGAGCGATCACCCAGTTTCTCTTCCAGCTGACAATACCGAACCCGACGACGCCTTCCTCGAACGCGAACTCGGCCTGGCCGCGCGCGGCATCGAACTGGTCAAGATGGAAGGCCGGGTCTTCCTGCGCTTCTCGGGCGAAGTCCAGTACGAAGGCCTGCGCGTGCCCTACCGCCTGGTGCCGGGACGTGGCGTGCTGGCCAAGCCGAGCAAGTGGCGCAAGATGGACTTGCTGGCGCGGCGCGAACTGATCGAGGAGCGCACCAACGAGCAAGACCTGCAGCGCCTGCATGCCGAGACCGCGGAATTCGTGCGCGACATCGCCGAGGATGCCGACGAATTCGGCTGGGACCCGATGACGTTTCTCGACGTGCTGGACGAGCTGGAAACTTCCGAGCCGGCCGAGTACGTGTTCCAGCGCATCTCGCAGCGCCTGACCCACGCGGCCGAGCGCGAAGAAGAAGAGCGTCACGCGGCGCGCACCAAGGAAAGCATCAACCTGGCCGAATACCCGCAGTCGTTCGAGGTCGCCAGCCGCATGCAGCGCAAGTTCATCGCCTTGCTGGGGCCGACCAACTCGGGCAAGACCCATCGCGCGATGGAAGCGCTGGCCAAGGCCGGCAGCGGCGTGTATCTCGCTCCGCTGCGCCTGCTGGCGCTGGAAAATTATGAACGCCTGCAGGCGGCGCGGCCGCATGGCGCGCATGGTGACGCCATCAAGGTCAGCCTGATCACGGGCGAGGAACGGCGCCTGGAAGAAGGCGCGACCCACGTCGCCAGCACGGTCGAGATGCTCGACACCAGGACGCCGGTCGACGTCGCCGTGATCGACGAAATCCAGATGCTGGCCGACCGCGACCGCGGCGCCGCCTGGACCACCGCCGTGGTCGGCGCGCCGGCGAAGGTCGTCTACCTGGTCGGCGCGCCGGAAGCGCGGCGTGCGATCGAGGCGCTGGCCGAGCGCCTCGAGGTGCCGCTCGAAGTCCACGTGCTCAAGCGCATGGGGCCACTGGCGATGGAGCCGTCCGCCGTGCGCAAGCTGTCCAACCTGCGCCGCGGCGACGCCGTGATCTGCTTCTCGCGGCGCGAGGTCCTGATGTGGCGCGACATGATCACCGAGAAGGGCCTCTCGGTGGCCACCGTGTACGGTAACCTGTCGCCCGAGGTGCGCCGGGCCCAGGCCGAGCGCTTCCGCGAAGGGCAGGCCGACATCGTGGTCGGCACCGATGCGCTGGCGATGGGCCTGAACATGCCGATCGCGCGCATCGTGATGACCACCACCGTCAAGTACAACGGGGTTGGAGAGGAAGAGATCCCGGCGGCGCTGGCCAAGCAGATCGCGGGCCGGGCAGGGCGCTATGGCGTGCACGAGGAAGGCTTCGTCGCCGGCTACGACGACGACACCCACCAGGTGATGCGCGCGCTGATGAAGGAAAAGATTCCGCCGGTGGCCGCCACCGGTTTCGCGGTCGCGCCGTCGCTCGAACAGCTGCACCGTATTTCGGCGGTGACCGGCGAGACCTCGCTGGTCAAGCTGCTGAAACGCTTCGTGCACAATATCGACGTGCCGGACGGCTTCTTCTATCCGCGCATCACCGAGGAACAGAACGAGCGCGCCGAATGGCTCGATACCTTGCCGCTGTCGGTGGCGGAAAAATTCATGCTGTCGCTGGTGCCGATCTCGAGCCGCGTGCCGATGCTGCAAAGCTCCTGGGAACACTGGGCGCTGTCGCTGGCCAAGAAGAAGGTGGTCAAGCTGCAGCCGCATCCGAATCCGCAGCACCTGTTCTACATGAACCTGCAAGAGGTCGAGGATACCTGCCGCGTGTATTCGGCCTACGCCTGGCTGGGCTACCGCGAGCCGGAATACTTCCCCAGCATCGAGCTGGCCTCAGCGCTGGCGCGCGAAGCGGCGGAGCGGGTCGATGCGATGCTGCAGCAGCAGAATTCGGCGGCGCGCAAACGCCAGGGCCAGGGAGGAAAGCAGGGAGGAAAGCAGGGCGGCCGGCGGCGCTGA
- a CDS encoding phosphoheptose isomerase — protein sequence MNTQRILAHFQESADLKMKSAATLAPSISAAVELMFGALSNGNKILACGNGGSAADCQHFAAELVGRFERERFPLPAIALTTDTSILTAVGNDYSFKEIFSKQVQAFGQAGDILLAISTSGNSANVLAAVEAALEREMRIVAFTGKDGGQLGKLLTDADVHINVPHARTARIQEVHLCAIHCICDGIDVALFGGDENA from the coding sequence ATGAATACTCAACGCATCCTCGCTCACTTCCAGGAGAGCGCCGACCTGAAGATGAAGTCGGCCGCCACCCTGGCTCCCTCCATTTCGGCGGCGGTCGAACTCATGTTCGGCGCCCTTTCCAACGGCAACAAGATCCTGGCCTGCGGCAACGGCGGCTCGGCCGCCGACTGCCAGCACTTCGCGGCCGAGCTGGTCGGCCGTTTCGAGCGCGAGCGCTTCCCGCTCCCGGCGATCGCCCTGACCACCGACACCTCGATCCTGACCGCGGTCGGCAACGACTACAGCTTCAAGGAGATCTTCTCGAAGCAGGTACAGGCCTTCGGCCAGGCAGGCGACATCCTGCTGGCGATTTCGACCTCGGGCAATTCGGCCAATGTGCTGGCCGCGGTCGAGGCGGCCCTGGAACGCGAGATGCGCATCGTGGCCTTTACCGGCAAGGACGGCGGCCAGCTGGGCAAGCTGCTGACCGACGCCGACGTGCACATCAACGTCCCGCATGCACGCACCGCGCGCATCCAGGAAGTCCACCTGTGCGCCATTCACTGCATCTGCGACGGCATCGACGTCGCGCTGTTCGGAGGAGACGAGAATGCGTAA
- a CDS encoding DUF808 domain-containing protein — protein sequence MAGASLFTLLDDIATILDDVAAMSKVAAKKTAGVLGDDLALNAQQVTGVKADRELPVVWAVAKGSMVNKAILVPAALAISVFLPWLITPLLMIGGAFLCYEGFEKLAHKYLHSEQEDAAHKAEHKAAIANPQVDIVQMEKDKIKGAVRTDFILSAEIIVISLGTVAGVALSQQAAVLVTIAVAMTIGVYGLVAAIVKMDDAGLYLSQSQNGAARGLGKGLLATAPRLMKVLSVVGTAAMFMVGGGIIAHAIEAVHHFSQGIAASLADIPAVGPVLAFLAPIVVDAVVGVLVGAVVLAAVMLVQKMRGKKAAAH from the coding sequence ATGGCCGGAGCCAGTCTGTTCACCCTGTTGGACGATATCGCCACCATCCTCGACGACGTGGCCGCGATGAGCAAGGTCGCGGCCAAGAAGACCGCTGGCGTGCTGGGCGACGACCTGGCGCTCAATGCGCAGCAGGTCACCGGCGTGAAGGCCGACCGCGAACTGCCGGTGGTGTGGGCGGTGGCCAAGGGGTCGATGGTCAACAAGGCGATCCTGGTGCCGGCGGCGCTGGCGATCTCGGTCTTCCTGCCCTGGCTGATCACGCCACTGTTGATGATCGGCGGCGCCTTCCTGTGCTACGAGGGTTTTGAAAAGCTGGCCCACAAATACCTGCACAGCGAGCAGGAAGACGCGGCGCACAAGGCCGAGCACAAGGCGGCGATCGCCAACCCGCAGGTCGACATCGTGCAGATGGAGAAGGACAAGATCAAGGGCGCGGTGCGCACCGACTTCATCCTGTCGGCCGAGATCATCGTGATCTCGCTCGGCACCGTGGCTGGCGTGGCGCTCAGCCAGCAGGCGGCCGTCCTGGTGACGATCGCGGTGGCGATGACGATCGGCGTCTATGGCCTGGTGGCCGCCATCGTCAAGATGGACGACGCCGGCCTGTACCTGAGCCAGAGCCAGAACGGCGCCGCGCGCGGCCTGGGCAAGGGCTTGCTGGCGACTGCGCCGCGCCTCATGAAAGTGCTGTCGGTGGTCGGCACCGCCGCCATGTTCATGGTCGGCGGCGGCATCATCGCGCACGCGATCGAAGCCGTGCACCACTTCTCGCAGGGCATCGCGGCCTCGCTCGCCGATATTCCCGCAGTAGGCCCGGTACTGGCCTTCCTGGCGCCGATCGTGGTCGACGCCGTGGTGGGCGTGCTGGTCGGCGCCGTGGTGCTGGCGGCCGTCATGCTGGTGCAGAAAATGCGCGGCAAGAAGGCCGCCGCGCACTGA
- a CDS encoding HU family DNA-binding protein produces MKKGELIAEFAKRTEMSGAAAGDAVNTIIEIITERLKKGDTVGITGFGTFSVTKRAARKGRNPATGEVIKIAASKSPRFSAGATLKAAVNPTKKK; encoded by the coding sequence ATGAAAAAAGGCGAACTGATCGCAGAATTCGCGAAGCGCACCGAGATGTCGGGCGCAGCCGCTGGCGACGCCGTGAACACCATCATCGAGATCATCACCGAGCGCCTCAAGAAAGGCGACACGGTGGGCATCACCGGCTTCGGCACCTTCTCGGTGACCAAGCGCGCCGCACGCAAGGGCCGTAACCCTGCCACCGGCGAAGTGATCAAGATCGCGGCATCGAAAAGCCCGCGTTTCTCGGCTGGCGCGACCCTGAAGGCAGCGGTCAACCCGACCAAGAAGAAGTAA
- a CDS encoding BON domain-containing protein, producing the protein MRNTRRPLAVLLTKVVMGTALAASLSGCFGLIVGAGVAGAVSTVDRRTLGAQTEDKSITVKAELEMRKVTGDAGNVNVTSFNRRVLLTGEVRDEAMKQAAEREVRAIANVVSVINELQVSGSSSYTSRSNDALITTKVKASLVDMKTVSAISFKVTTERGVVYLMGMVTPREGNIAADVAKGVSGVTRVVKIFEYINEEDPRVRQNSPAQVSLN; encoded by the coding sequence ATGCGTAATACGCGCCGGCCGCTGGCCGTGCTGTTGACCAAGGTCGTGATGGGCACCGCCCTGGCGGCATCGCTGTCGGGCTGCTTCGGCCTGATCGTCGGCGCCGGCGTGGCCGGCGCCGTCTCGACCGTCGACCGCCGCACCCTGGGCGCCCAGACCGAAGACAAATCGATCACGGTCAAGGCCGAGCTCGAAATGCGCAAAGTCACCGGCGATGCGGGCAACGTCAACGTCACCAGCTTCAACCGCCGCGTGCTGCTGACCGGCGAAGTGCGCGACGAAGCGATGAAGCAGGCGGCCGAGCGCGAAGTGCGCGCGATCGCGAACGTGGTATCGGTCATCAACGAGCTGCAGGTTTCCGGCTCGTCGAGCTATACCTCGCGCTCGAACGACGCCCTGATCACCACCAAGGTCAAGGCCAGCCTGGTCGACATGAAGACCGTGTCGGCGATCTCGTTCAAGGTCACCACCGAACGCGGCGTGGTCTACCTGATGGGCATGGTCACGCCGCGCGAAGGCAATATCGCCGCCGACGTCGCCAAGGGCGTCTCGGGCGTGACCCGCGTGGTGAAGATCTTCGAATACATCAACGAAGAAGATCCGCGCGTACGGCAGAACAGCCCTGCGCAGGTTTCGCTGAACTAA
- a CDS encoding LysE family transporter, producing the protein MSFTTWIAFVIAGSLIAISPGSGAVLSMSHGLAYGLKKASATVLGLQLGLVLVLVIAGAGVGSLLLASSVAFTAVKVIGALYLIYLGISQWRAAPAPGPTASTAGLEAHPSFGKRVLTGFLTNTTNPKGIIFMVAVLPQFIAKEAPLVTQLAILGVTMVAIDSIVMHGYAALAASMQRFMRDPRHMRLQNRVFGGVLVVIGSMLFFVKRQQA; encoded by the coding sequence ATGAGCTTCACCACCTGGATCGCCTTCGTCATCGCCGGTTCGCTGATCGCCATTTCACCCGGTTCCGGCGCCGTGCTGTCGATGTCGCATGGCCTGGCCTATGGCCTCAAGAAGGCCAGCGCGACCGTCCTCGGCCTGCAACTGGGCCTGGTGCTGGTGCTGGTCATCGCCGGCGCCGGCGTCGGCTCGCTGCTGCTGGCGTCCTCGGTCGCGTTCACCGCGGTCAAGGTGATCGGCGCGCTGTACCTGATCTACCTCGGCATCAGCCAGTGGCGCGCGGCGCCCGCGCCCGGCCCGACGGCGTCGACCGCCGGCCTGGAAGCGCATCCGTCGTTCGGCAAGCGCGTGCTGACTGGTTTTCTCACCAATACCACGAACCCGAAGGGCATCATCTTCATGGTCGCGGTGCTGCCGCAGTTCATCGCCAAGGAGGCGCCGCTCGTCACCCAGCTGGCGATCCTGGGCGTGACCATGGTGGCGATCGATTCGATCGTGATGCACGGCTACGCCGCCCTGGCCGCCTCGATGCAGCGCTTCATGCGCGACCCGCGCCACATGCGCCTGCAGAACCGCGTATTCGGCGGGGTGCTGGTGGTGATCGGCTCGATGTTATTCTTCGTCAAGCGCCAGCAGGCCTGA